The DNA segment ccttgagcagctgtagcagtctacacacacagacacacacaaacacactaccgtatacctcgcttgcggcATAATGATTATACTGGCAGACAGTCTagttatatacataattattatggtgtaGCAGCTCCAAGTTAGCACGTGCACCGAAATTAATAACGATATTGATATCGGTACACATGAAAAATAATCGTCAAGGTTAATTTTCAGCTTCCACATTGCACACAAGCAATTAGATTAACATACACAGTAACAATCCAACAGCTATTAaaggtatataatttattatataattattagcacacGTTATAGCAGACTATATAATAAAACGTTTGTATGGTGCACAATACCTGATCGAGGGTAGAATGCACTGTATATCCATACAAACAGTGTGATTGGTCAATTAACTGCAGCAAAATTTTACTGCGGAAGCTATACCGGAAGTAATTAGTGGTCGTTCCAAACCAATCAAAATTCCAATTAAGCTCTTAAACGataaaactacatgtattcattCAGGAGCTTTTTCACAGCAATTGCTAAGCTAATATTAAGAGCTCTTCCAGCTAGTGCTTACGTTGTCATGAAATTTACTGATTCACATGCAGTCAACACattcgtataataattatcatgaatgAGGCAAATGTGAGCACAATATACAATTAAGTCCTGTACTAGATTCTACAGTATCATTATTTTTTCTCGTTGTCAGGTCCCTCGTCGCCACTGGGTGGGTGCGGTCAGTACACAGTGACAAGTGTTGTGGTTCTTGCCAGTCGAGTATTCTTCAAACTTCACAAAAACTTCAGAAGCACAAATAATAGTGTGTCTGTTGTTACTATCAGCTGCTCCGATCCCCGCACCTGCGCCTGCTCCAACACTTCCCCCGGCAGCAAGACCACCAAAGAAACCGGCAACCCCACCGATAATTCCACCTATAATCGTCCCTGCCACTGGCACAACAGAGCCAATCACAGCCCCCGCAGCTATGCCTCCAGCAGTGCCTCCGGCAGCACCGACTGCCGCACCAGCACCACCTCCAATGGCCGCTCCTTTCTTGACTGGAGACATAGGGTATACACGAATTTGTAGATCGGCCTGAACACTGAGgtccactctgtgtgcatgtaggGACATTGACGAGGAACAATTCTCATTAGATCTTATTCTCTTAATCGTGATGACTTCCATGAGCCTCTTAAAGTCACCTTTGTCTACACGGAATCCATTAGGTCGCCTCTCTCTGGCTACAGTCTCAACAGCTGCTTGTATCTTGGGTTGGATGCGAGCTTTAACGTCCTCTTCAGGGTCAGACATTTTAAACAAGGCTAAAGATGTCCCAACAGTTAACAAAAGTTCAGTTCTGGACTAGTTCTCTAACTATGGAGTCCTATACAGCTagaaaacacacaaacacgtgTACTTtttttgcttagctagctgtcaCATGATATGGCATATAAACACTACAGTACATCACAtgcagtttataattattcattgatcAGTGCAAATTCTAGGAATGTCAATCATAGAATACAATGTAGCCACAagccacacacatgcatacacacgcGTACGCACACAAACAATAaataaccacacacacacacacacacacacacacacacacacacacacacacacacacacacacacacacacacaaacacagaccATGTAATCATACACTAGCGGGTCTAATCCTAGTAACATCACAAGAACTTACAGGGTCAACTACGACAACACAACTAGCTAAATTGTTTGCTTCGTCATAGCTGAATTCAGGAAGTTGAGCCAGCACTTCTTGAGCCAATATTGTCGTTGCATGTCTAGACAGCCTGTGCCGATGCACACGTATTGGGAAATTCCCTTGAACAGAAACTTTAACTCGATAGTTACAATAGTTCTTCCCTTGTGCATGCTCCAATATTGCCTCAGGGGGGTGAACTTCTCTATCAAACTTCTGCTCTTCTTTCTGACCTTTCTTGATATGAATGCCAGCCTTCGCAGCAAATGGACTGACAAGTTTTAGAAGCTTGACAAGGCCACCATTAGCACCCATGTCTACATCAATTTGGTCGACATGTTTGATTTGTCGTGTTGGGTGGTGGGCAAACGTGTGTCCTTCCAACAAGTGATTGGCATCTACCACTTGTGACTCAGGAACAGTACACTCAGCTTCCAGTTCAACCGTGATCGTTATAATTTCCTTCATCTGCTGTTTGTCTCTTATATTTACATGGgcataattaggatagtgacCACGACTCAACGTTTCCAAGGCAGCCAACACCTTGGTTCAGGCCTTTGCCTTGAGGTCAACTGTCGCCCTCTTTGGTTTTAGAGCCGTGGCCATTGCCGGTGGAGAACGACCTGCTTGTATTGtaaaacactgcatgcattataacactgcatgcatgtgtacattgtgtgcTTGTTTACATAATCATTGGTGACACGCCCCTATTGTGTCTATAAATAGTAGTTTAGGGTACTCCCCTCGAGCGCTagattgcataattataacacctcTGTATTAGTACAATACGCTTATACTTGAGGTGGCTAAGTAATGGTTAGTAATTatggatgagggacactataacccaTAGATACATCATGCCCATGACTTAACTAGATCCTACGTACTTTACATTCTAGAGCCAGCAGCACAATAATTTGTATCCTCAAGCCATCTATATAATCCTCTACTGAACAcactcaagtgggatctaattACTGCACAATtaacacatataattatagccaatcaAGAAAGAGAATGAAAAAAAAACACACACTGACACCAGGTACGTTAGTAACAAAATTCTCATTTACAGCAGTTGATTTACAAACATAACTTATATACCACTGTTAGAAACATTGAATTAGTCAAGGCTATAAATCCCACGACGCTCAGTTTCCACTCGGCATGGTAACTCGATAATAGCAATACCTCTTGAATCATCCCACCCTTCGAGCATACTCAGCACATAGCGAGCAGAAACAATCTTCATATGGCCATTCATTTTCACAGAGTCATTCAATTTCGCAATATCATTCGATTTCAACGAGTCGTTCGATTTCGCAATGTCATTCGATTTCAACGAATCATTAGATTTCGAAGGGTCTTTCGAAGAGGCCAACACATTAATCCATGTCCAGTTGCTGAATTTAATGTCACAGCAAATTTTTAGAGAGACCTCAAACTTACAGGCAAAGACTTCGTGCCCTGTCTCACGGCGTAGTGTTGAcctaggggggaggggcttactACTCATGGCATGCTCATTCTTACGTACAGAAGCACTGTCATTATTAGCACCAATTGTTACAGCCCCATTGGTTGAACCTTCAGCAGCATCGCTCACCGGCTCTTTTTTGATGTCTAATCCAGTGGAATTGATGTCTAATCCAGTACTGCGATCACCTACAACTTGAAACATAAATGCTAGCCCGTTCCTTTCTTCGTAAGTCTTTGAAGGAAGGAATGTTTTTTGTTGGCATTCAACAAGCTTAATAGATAGACTCTTGAAGAAATCTTCTTTTCCTGATACGTAATAGTAATTAACCTTCACCACCAACACGTTTCAGAGCCACTTTCAGCAAGGAGTGAATTTTAGCCTCCATTAGTGAGTAAATTTCAGCCTCACCCACAGTTGGCCCCAGAGACTTGCCTGTGTCTATACCAGCCATATAATACTGCTTAAAGGCTGCCTACACTAAGGAGAATTGAGTAAATAAAAAATGACAGGCtagcaataaaattaataggctGGTGATGACAAGGCAGTGCCCTAATTAGCTTGTACCAGGCACGTGCGGAGGATGAATATCGGTTCAGTTAAACTGATATTCATTTATTCTTCCTAACATTCCATTACTCTATCGTGTAATGtgatagtgagttgcatgtcCTCTTCTCATAATTTAAGCCCATGTTTACATAATTTCCGCAGTGCATgcaattcatgatttactggtttttaggtacacttttggttagagaaATAACTTctgaaaattaatagcttagctttcaaatttctgtagtaagtttacagatatccattgttgagatatcacTGAAAACTATatattctactattttctatcgttttgatgacatcacaagctgctaaccacaaaccaatgacaCTTTAATTAACCAcgtaagtgggcgtacaataactgtacgccTACTCTTATGGTTTGTGGcttgcagctgctgatgtcatcaaaacagtaaaaaatatgtagtttttcagtgttatctcagcaatggaataagcataggggatgttcttggtatcaaaatgtagcccatttatctgtaaacttactacagaaatttgaaagctaagctattaatttttcacaAGTTATTAGCATATTATAATCCCTGCAGGCTACTGAGCACACGATTGAATTAGTGCACAACACATGCGTACATACTTAACTTACATAATCCTCCAGAAAAAAATTTAATGGCTCCACGACATTAAGCTAATGGCGGACGGACGCAACGTGCATTGCTATTTATCGTATACCGTATTAATTACtggaatgttttgcgagcatcaaacataatgcgaactttgcgaggttgatcaattcgcaacaataaaatcgcaaaacctaaattattactagtaaatacacacgatccttgccagaacacaatagttagattgcaaagggtcaaattttctgctgatttagctcattcgcaaaggttttacctgcaaaacattctagtaaacGGTAGCACGAAATTTATTGAAAAGTTCGCACTACACGGTCTGTATGTACAACTCGTAGTTCTTACTCACATTCAAATGAATTACTAtacacaacacatgcatgctataattatatatacaattcAAGTATAcataccacataattataatatcaatCTATAAAAAGAAtgacaataaataaataaaaaacTCCTTACAATCTATGGCGGTTGATATAGCGTAACATTACAATTATATTCATTGATCAGTGCAAATTAAATTTAGGAATGTCAACCATCATCAACAAGCCACAACAATAAATAACCACATCACACAGAGAGTTACAAAACATATTACTAGCTGGTCTAATCCAATAGCAATAGCGCAATTATCAACTATGACAACATAACTAGCCATATATATAACTAGTTCACTTCCACACGATTTCATAGCACTTGCTGAGCTATCCAAATACAAAACGAAATATACAAGTAAATATGGCATGCATGTGAGAATGAATTCAATATTTAGAGTTCGTGCTGGTATCGTTCAATGTCTGGTCCCTTGTCGCCACTTGGGCACTGGGTGGGTGCGGTCAGTACACAACGACAAATGTTATGAGTCTTGTCACTTGAATACTCTTCAAACTTTGCAAAACCTTCAGAAATGGgaacgaaaattaaatccccTCTGTACTTAGTGCCAATCATTTTAATACCAGAAACAGCACCTACTCCAACACCTGCCCCTGCAACAAGACCACTTATACCACCGACAATCCCACCAATAAATCCACCTATGATGGTCCCCACCGTTGGATGCGAGCTTTAACATCCTCTTCAGGATCAGACATTTTGTAAACTAATGTCCCAAAAGTTCAGTTCAGGACTATAGTTCTCTAACTGTGGAGTTCCTAtacagtctgccctaagacccccagacaagacaggaaatatacataccacaagtattttaatggtattcataaggatgacatcacaaaaacattgttttaatgaaattcataattatataatgagattcataatgatgACACCCTACAACTCTGTCAGATTGTAGTGAAGGGTGATTTTTTCTGAATTTCCAAAGCTCATAACACAGACCATTTACTGAACTAGAACCTGTTACTAGGAGATAAATTAGTTCAATATGGAATGTATTGCCTCAGCAAGTTTGGACTGGATTGAGAtagtgtgaacagcttgcgcaaactctcaaagttagctcattctgaataatctctgtggttggtggaactcATGGCTGCATATCTCCAGATGTAAATGGAACCAGTGACTGCCTAAAGTATCAACTAGTGCAtctgatgcatgtgcatgcttagcagcaaactagaaggcttgaagtcATTCATGAAGTGTTCTATGCTATTGCCAAGTTGTGTATTTATTTCAAAGTTTGTGTAACTGCTTTGCAAACACCATTCATTTGTATGGCATTTACCTTGAATATGTTGTAATTTAGATCCTTTTGATTTGATCAAccaatttttagcttgctacgttgatggtgaacagcttgctcaaaCTCTCGAACTTTCCGCAATCGTTTTCACAACTTAATGCCAGTTTGACCCAAATTCATATTTTAAAGTGTTTATCGTATGTTAAACTGTCTTCTTATTACATATTTCAACTTAGATAGCTCTACTTTTatcagaaacaaagaaaaactgttttcattaatatattcatgaggcaacttgtagcacttcctgtcttacaacatttggggtcttagggcagactgatacaactatagctagtataAAACCGTGAATAGATTTCCTAGTTTGTTTGCTAGCTaactgtcacatgacatggcataacagtacataattatattcattgaTCAGTGCAAGGAATGTCAACCACCATCAGATATACATAGCCACAAGCCACACGCACGCATACAAACAATAAAtaaccacacgcacacagtgtTACAATCGTAtacagtattactagaatgttttgcgagcatcaaacatatatGCGAGCTtagatcaattcgcaacaatcgcaaaacctacattattactagtaaatacataCGATCGTTGCCAGAActcaatagttagatcgcaaaaggtcaattttttctgctgatttggctcattcacaaaggtttttcatccgcaaaatattctagtaatacggtagcgggtgtatttcgagggtagaaattttcgcggaaatgccttcagaaaggtttttgcggatttagtggaatagtggctgcatgcatACGATATTAAATGTGTGGTTATAAATGTGCGCGGtacatgcctaatccgcgaaaatcacgaacatttataccctcgaaatatacccgctatacggtactagcTGGTGAATGTAATAGCACAATTAATAACTTATAGAGTGAACTAAGACAACACAACTACCTATATAGTTTTCCTCCATATGCTCTCGCTTTTTATTTTACCGAACTCGTCAAGTTCATAAGTCTTATTACGATCACCTTCCACTATGGTATAAAACGTGATTGTAGCAGCTTTGTCTTCTTTATTCCACCCATTGAGCTTACTAAGCACATGTTGACCAGAAACAGTCTTTATATAGCCATTCACGTTCACAGAGTCAACTAAATTTCCAGGGTCAATCGAAGAGCTCCCCCACAACCAGAAGTACAGCCAATGCAAATTTCTCCACTTGGTGAAACGAACGGTACAATCATTTCTTAAAGATACTTTAAATGTACAGGAATAGGTGTAATATCCTGTCTCACGACGTAGTGATGACTTAGcagggaggggctga comes from the Halichondria panicea chromosome 4, odHalPani1.1, whole genome shotgun sequence genome and includes:
- the LOC135335008 gene encoding merozoite surface protein 2-like; the encoded protein is MSDPEEDVKARIQPKIQAAVETVARERRPNGFRVDKGDFKRLMEVITIKRIRSNENCSSSMSLHAHRVDLSVQADLQIRVYPMSPVKKGAAIGGGAGAAVGAAGGTAGGIAAGAVIGSVVPVAGTIIGGIIGGVAGFFGGLAAGGSVGAGAGAGIGAADSNNRHTIICASEVFVKFEEYSTGKNHNTCHCVLTAPTQWRRGT